Proteins from a genomic interval of Diaphorobacter sp. HDW4A:
- a CDS encoding 16S rRNA pseudouridine(516) synthase translates to MQLQDILYSQGFGTRRVCAGLVQQGHVALYAADNTEPLVHTDASEDVEEEGLRMRIQGVDWPYQEKAYILLHKPAGTECSQKPSTYPSIFTLLPAPLRQRPSKSNVQGVQAVGRLDQDTTGMLILTDDGPFIHRLNSPKRHVPKVYDVTAKHEVAADQIKRLLDGVMLHDDNEHVRAAACEQTGPNTIKLTLTEGKYHQVKRMVAAVGNRVEGLHRSRIGTLDLPEDLPPGKWRWLTIGELSQLTATS, encoded by the coding sequence ATGCAACTTCAGGACATTCTCTACTCACAAGGATTTGGTACCCGCCGCGTATGTGCCGGTTTGGTGCAGCAGGGACATGTGGCTTTGTACGCAGCGGACAATACCGAGCCCCTGGTGCATACCGATGCGAGCGAAGACGTTGAGGAAGAGGGCCTGCGGATGCGCATCCAGGGCGTGGACTGGCCATATCAGGAGAAGGCCTACATCCTGCTGCACAAGCCTGCGGGCACTGAGTGCTCGCAAAAGCCTTCTACCTATCCGAGCATCTTCACGTTGCTACCCGCCCCGCTGCGCCAGCGTCCGAGCAAGAGCAATGTGCAGGGCGTGCAAGCGGTGGGTCGGCTTGATCAGGATACGACCGGCATGCTGATCCTGACGGACGATGGCCCCTTCATCCATCGCTTGAACTCACCCAAGCGCCATGTGCCCAAGGTGTATGACGTCACGGCAAAGCATGAGGTCGCGGCCGACCAGATCAAGCGCCTTCTGGATGGCGTGATGCTGCATGACGACAACGAGCATGTGCGCGCTGCTGCATGTGAGCAAACGGGGCCGAACACGATCAAGCTGACTCTTACCGAAGGCAAATACCATCAGGTCAAACGGATGGTCGCGGCCGTCGGCAACCGGGTGGAAGGGCTGCATCGCTCACGCATCGGAACGCTGGATCTGCCGGAGGATTTGCCGCCAGGAAAGTGGCGTTGGTTGACCATCGGTGAGCTTAGTCAGTTGACCGCAACATCCTGA
- a CDS encoding YncE family protein translates to MMGAKASLPPVFVLNSLDANVSVIDPEKWVELQRITTGKEPHHLYLTPDEKSVVIANALGDSLTFIDPKTAQVQRTVTGIVDPYHLRFSPDMKWFVTAANRLNHIDFYRWDGKDLTLVQRVPTAKTPSHLWIDSKSRTVYSTMQDSDELVAIDIATQKIKWRVKTGPMPADLYGSPDDKTLFIGLTGGKGVEVFDISSEQPARSVQIIPTGAGAHAFRGAGDGKHIYVSNRVANSISKIDMATRVAVESYAAPGGPDCMDVSADGRYIYVGARWARKLLVIDTHEKKVIQSVNVGKSPHGVWTLNHAKR, encoded by the coding sequence ATGATGGGCGCCAAGGCGAGTCTTCCGCCTGTTTTTGTTCTCAATTCCCTGGACGCGAATGTCAGCGTCATCGATCCTGAAAAGTGGGTCGAGCTCCAGCGTATCACCACCGGCAAGGAGCCGCATCATCTATATTTGACGCCTGACGAAAAGTCGGTGGTCATCGCCAATGCGCTCGGTGATTCGCTGACCTTCATTGATCCCAAGACTGCACAGGTGCAGCGCACGGTGACGGGCATTGTTGACCCTTATCATTTGCGTTTCAGCCCGGACATGAAGTGGTTCGTCACTGCGGCGAACCGACTCAATCACATTGACTTCTATCGCTGGGATGGCAAGGATCTGACATTGGTGCAGCGCGTACCAACGGCCAAGACGCCAAGCCACCTCTGGATCGACAGCAAGAGCCGCACGGTGTACTCAACCATGCAGGACAGCGATGAACTGGTGGCCATCGATATCGCCACGCAGAAAATCAAATGGCGTGTGAAGACTGGCCCGATGCCTGCGGATCTCTATGGGTCTCCTGATGACAAGACCTTGTTCATTGGCCTCACAGGCGGCAAGGGCGTGGAGGTGTTCGACATCTCCAGTGAACAGCCCGCGCGCAGCGTGCAGATCATTCCTACCGGCGCGGGTGCGCACGCGTTTCGCGGCGCCGGAGATGGCAAGCACATCTATGTGAGCAACCGCGTGGCCAATTCGATCAGCAAGATTGACATGGCGACCCGTGTGGCCGTCGAGAGCTATGCAGCTCCCGGTGGCCCCGACTGCATGGACGTCTCCGCCGATGGCCGCTACATCTATGTGGGCGCACGCTGGGCGCGCAAGCTGCTCGTGATCGACACGCATGAGAAGAAGGTCATCCAGTCAGTTAACGTCGGCAAGTCGCCGCACGGTGTCTGGACGCTGAACCACGCCAAGCGTTGA
- a CDS encoding polysaccharide deacetylase family protein — protein MTIRLKSLCVLLLAVSTAAMAVQAPACDKPVYLTFDTGHMGVAPLIADVLRREQVHVTFFAANEATKTGGSSLDNEWAPWWKARAAEGHEFASHTYDHVYWRGDVVKGQDLSFKVKPSAGPREGQQFTMTAAQYCEEIGRSEDRLRAMTGKEPLPLFRAPGGKTSPRLLAAAKSCGYAHVGWAPAGFLGDELSSEKYTNQRLLDQALANIRSGDILLAHLGIWSRQDPWAPTVLEPLIKGLKQRGFCFRTLREHPDYAGWTRKPK, from the coding sequence ATGACCATCCGTCTGAAGTCTTTGTGTGTGTTGCTGTTGGCGGTCTCGACTGCCGCCATGGCGGTGCAGGCCCCTGCTTGCGACAAGCCGGTGTATCTGACCTTCGATACAGGGCACATGGGCGTCGCGCCGCTGATCGCCGATGTGCTCAGGCGCGAGCAGGTGCATGTCACTTTCTTTGCAGCGAATGAGGCTACCAAGACGGGCGGCAGCAGTTTGGATAACGAATGGGCGCCATGGTGGAAGGCGCGCGCGGCTGAGGGGCATGAGTTCGCGTCGCACACTTATGACCATGTCTACTGGCGCGGCGATGTGGTGAAGGGGCAGGATCTGTCCTTCAAGGTCAAGCCATCGGCCGGGCCACGTGAAGGACAGCAGTTCACCATGACAGCGGCCCAGTATTGCGAGGAGATCGGCCGCTCCGAAGATCGCCTGCGTGCGATGACCGGTAAGGAGCCCTTGCCTTTGTTCCGCGCGCCCGGTGGCAAGACCTCGCCGCGCTTGCTGGCGGCGGCTAAATCGTGTGGCTATGCGCATGTCGGCTGGGCTCCTGCAGGTTTTCTGGGGGATGAGCTGTCCAGCGAAAAATACACCAACCAGCGCCTGCTGGATCAGGCGCTGGCGAACATCCGCAGTGGCGACATCCTGCTCGCGCACCTGGGCATCTGGTCGCGTCAGGACCCGTGGGCACCGACCGTGCTGGAACCGTTGATCAAGGGCCTCAAGCAGCGCGGATTCTGTTTCCGCACTTTGCGTGAACATCCGGACTACGCGGGCTGGACGCGCAAGCCGAAATAA
- a CDS encoding sterol desaturase family protein — MEWWTSLFNSVQQWLFESVIQPVMFQLGMANLLEDGYDATGWLLVGLLQVLVIVVVIGPLERWRPVEAVTDRKAIRIDILYTLIQRLGLFRLVLFFTLTPLFDGLFGALRVEGLRTYNIDAFWPGVTDLPWVSFLLYLAVFDLVDYLIHRGQHRFNWWWALHSLHHSQQQMTKWSDSRNHLLDDVLRDVIIVLVAQLIGVAPGQFVAIVAIAQLSENLHHANARIWFGQLGERLWISPRFHRRHHAVSLVEATMGNPHRPAKSLPRSIELARGCNFGVLLPVWDMLFKTANFELRFDPTGIEDQVVPGADGKVRNYGGGFWSQQWLGILRLVGRG, encoded by the coding sequence GTGGAGTGGTGGACATCGCTTTTCAACTCGGTGCAGCAGTGGCTGTTCGAGAGCGTCATTCAGCCGGTCATGTTCCAGTTGGGCATGGCCAATCTGCTGGAGGACGGCTATGACGCGACCGGCTGGCTGCTGGTAGGCCTGCTGCAGGTGTTGGTGATCGTCGTCGTGATCGGCCCGCTCGAGCGTTGGCGGCCGGTGGAGGCCGTCACCGACCGCAAGGCCATCCGCATCGACATCCTCTATACGCTGATCCAGCGTCTTGGCCTGTTCCGTCTGGTGCTGTTCTTCACGCTCACGCCGCTGTTTGACGGCCTGTTCGGTGCGCTTCGTGTCGAAGGCCTGCGCACCTACAACATCGATGCGTTCTGGCCCGGCGTGACGGATCTGCCGTGGGTCAGCTTTTTGCTGTATCTTGCTGTGTTTGATCTGGTGGATTACCTGATCCATCGTGGCCAGCATCGCTTCAATTGGTGGTGGGCGCTGCACTCGCTGCATCACTCGCAGCAACAGATGACCAAGTGGTCCGACAGCCGCAACCATCTGCTCGACGACGTATTGCGTGACGTGATCATCGTCCTCGTTGCGCAGTTGATCGGAGTGGCTCCGGGGCAGTTCGTGGCCATCGTCGCGATTGCACAGCTCAGCGAGAATCTGCACCACGCGAACGCGCGCATCTGGTTTGGCCAACTGGGCGAGCGGCTGTGGATCAGCCCACGCTTTCATCGCCGTCACCATGCTGTCTCGCTGGTCGAGGCCACCATGGGCAATCCGCATCGGCCTGCCAAGTCGCTGCCGCGTTCGATCGAACTTGCGCGCGGCTGCAATTTCGGCGTGCTGCTGCCTGTCTGGGACATGCTGTTCAAGACCGCGAACTTTGAATTGCGCTTTGATCCTACGGGCATTGAGGATCAAGTCGTCCCCGGTGCGGACGGCAAAGTACGCAACTATGGAGGCGGATTCTGGTCACAGCAGTGGCTCGGAATTCTCCGGCTGGTGGGACGCGGCTGA
- a CDS encoding EI24 domain-containing protein, translated as MSSLFDSFWRAAAYCLIPRVIVLSLMPLLLIAIIAGVSTYFFWDSAIASVQQMLGDSGLLSGLWNWLASMGWSHITEYLAPLLVVLAAVPVIVLFALLSVAVFMTPALVNLVAERRFPQLARKKGASLLASVLWSAVSTVVALVALVVSSPLWLIPPLVLVLPPLIWGWLTYRVMSFDALSEHASKEERQAIFARHRYSLLGIGVVCGFLGAAPSLVWASAVVFAAAFLLLIPVAIWIYTLVFAFSSLWFTHYCLAALERLRAERNETSVEVPAVMVVTDDVPAALPGDIPVALPDETVTKPGNN; from the coding sequence ATGTCTTCCTTGTTCGATTCCTTTTGGCGCGCAGCCGCCTATTGCCTGATTCCCCGGGTGATCGTGCTGTCGCTGATGCCCCTGCTACTGATCGCCATCATCGCGGGCGTCAGCACCTATTTCTTCTGGGATTCCGCCATTGCCAGCGTCCAGCAGATGCTGGGCGACTCCGGGCTGCTGAGCGGACTCTGGAACTGGCTTGCCAGTATGGGCTGGAGCCACATCACTGAGTACCTTGCGCCCCTGCTCGTGGTGCTGGCGGCGGTTCCGGTGATCGTATTGTTTGCCTTGCTGTCCGTGGCAGTGTTCATGACTCCGGCGCTGGTGAATCTGGTTGCAGAAAGGCGATTCCCTCAGCTGGCGCGCAAAAAGGGCGCTTCGCTGCTGGCCAGTGTGCTCTGGTCCGCCGTGTCCACCGTGGTGGCGCTGGTGGCGCTGGTGGTGTCGTCGCCGCTGTGGCTGATTCCGCCGCTGGTGCTGGTGCTGCCGCCGCTGATCTGGGGATGGCTCACTTATCGGGTGATGAGCTTTGACGCGCTCTCCGAGCATGCGAGCAAAGAGGAGCGCCAGGCCATCTTCGCCCGCCATCGCTACAGCCTGCTCGGAATCGGCGTGGTCTGCGGTTTTCTGGGCGCAGCGCCTAGTCTCGTGTGGGCGTCGGCCGTGGTGTTCGCTGCGGCGTTTCTGTTACTGATTCCGGTGGCCATCTGGATCTACACGCTGGTATTCGCTTTCTCCTCGCTCTGGTTCACGCACTATTGCCTTGCGGCGCTCGAGCGCCTTCGTGCGGAGCGCAATGAGACTTCCGTCGAGGTGCCTGCTGTGATGGTGGTGACTGACGACGTGCCCGCAGCATTGCCCGGAGATATTCCGGTGGCGTTGCCAGACGAAACAGTGACCAAGCCGGGCAATAATTGA
- a CDS encoding molybdopterin-binding protein yields the protein MTPQFGLIIVGDEILSGKRADKHMPKVIELLSARGLALSYAHYVGDDPQRITRTLSDAFVSADVVFSCGGIGATPDDHTRQCAAAALERPLALHPKAADLIRERMQDVAREEGKPYEPERPDNLHRLNMGVYPEGARIIPNPYNKIPGFSCDGSGGAMVHFVPGFPVMAWPMIEWALEHYCVEWFHREPQTEHSVIVYRAMESTLTPLMLEIESIYPTIKVFSLPSVDHPVHGRHIELGVKGASDVVPAAWKMLVETLHKIGAELGPEMVRNR from the coding sequence GTGACTCCCCAATTTGGACTCATCATCGTCGGCGATGAAATTCTCTCGGGCAAGCGTGCGGATAAGCACATGCCCAAGGTGATCGAGTTGCTGTCTGCGCGTGGACTGGCGCTGTCGTACGCACACTATGTCGGTGACGACCCGCAGCGCATCACTCGTACGCTGAGTGACGCGTTTGTGAGTGCCGATGTGGTGTTCAGCTGTGGCGGCATTGGAGCGACGCCCGATGACCACACCCGCCAATGTGCGGCGGCTGCTCTGGAGCGGCCGCTGGCGCTGCATCCGAAAGCCGCCGATCTGATCCGCGAGCGCATGCAGGACGTGGCGCGCGAGGAGGGCAAGCCCTACGAGCCCGAGCGGCCCGACAACTTGCACCGCCTGAACATGGGCGTGTACCCGGAAGGTGCGCGCATCATCCCCAATCCTTACAACAAGATACCCGGCTTCAGCTGCGATGGTTCCGGTGGTGCCATGGTGCATTTTGTGCCCGGTTTCCCTGTCATGGCTTGGCCGATGATCGAGTGGGCGCTTGAGCACTATTGCGTCGAATGGTTCCACCGCGAGCCACAGACTGAACATTCCGTAATCGTGTACCGCGCGATGGAGTCAACTTTGACCCCACTCATGCTTGAAATCGAGTCTATATACCCGACAATCAAGGTTTTCAGCTTGCCGAGCGTGGACCATCCGGTGCACGGGCGACACATCGAACTGGGCGTCAAAGGCGCTTCCGATGTGGTGCCGGCAGCCTGGAAAATGCTCGTGGAGACGTTGCACAAGATTGGGGCGGAGCTTGGCCCTGAAATGGTGCGCAATCGATGA
- the glnA gene encoding type I glutamate--ammonia ligase, whose protein sequence is MAKTVADVMNMVKENEVKFVDFRFTDTRGKEQHVTVPVSHFDEDKFTSGHAFDGSSVAGWKGIEASDMQLMPDPGTAAIDPFFEETTLFLQCDVVEPSDGKAYDRDPRSIAKRAEAYLKASGLGDTAYFGPEPEFFIFDGVRWTNEPGKVGFEIEEYEAPWNTGTKFEGGNRGHRPTTKGGYFPVPPVDSTQDMRAEMSLIIESLGIPVEVFHHEVAGAGQNEIGTRFSTLVERADWTQKMKYVIWNVANAYGKTATFMPKPYAGDNGSGMHVHQSIWKDGKNLFAGDGYAGLSEFALYYIGGIIKHARALNAITNPGTNSYKRLVPGFEAPVKLAYSSRNRSASIRIPYVANPKGRRIEARFPDPLANPYLCFSALMMAGLDGVENKIHPGEAATKDLYHLPPEEDKLVPTVCHSLDQALEALDADRGFLTKGGVFSDSMLDAYIELKMTEVQRFRMAPHPVEYDMYFSL, encoded by the coding sequence ATGGCTAAGACCGTTGCAGACGTGATGAATATGGTGAAGGAAAACGAAGTCAAGTTCGTTGACTTCCGCTTCACCGACACTCGTGGCAAAGAGCAGCACGTGACTGTGCCCGTTTCGCATTTCGACGAAGACAAGTTCACTTCGGGCCACGCATTCGACGGTTCCTCCGTGGCTGGCTGGAAGGGCATTGAAGCCTCGGACATGCAACTCATGCCCGATCCAGGCACCGCTGCCATCGACCCCTTCTTCGAAGAAACCACGCTGTTCCTGCAGTGCGATGTGGTCGAACCATCCGACGGCAAGGCTTATGACCGTGATCCACGCTCCATTGCCAAGCGCGCTGAAGCCTATCTGAAGGCTTCCGGTCTGGGCGATACCGCTTACTTTGGACCGGAGCCAGAATTCTTCATCTTCGACGGCGTGCGTTGGACCAACGAACCCGGCAAGGTCGGCTTTGAGATTGAAGAATACGAAGCACCTTGGAACACAGGCACCAAGTTCGAAGGCGGCAACCGTGGCCACCGTCCCACTACCAAGGGCGGCTACTTCCCGGTTCCTCCCGTTGACAGCACGCAGGACATGCGCGCTGAAATGTCCCTGATCATTGAATCTCTGGGCATTCCAGTCGAAGTGTTCCACCATGAAGTGGCTGGCGCTGGCCAGAACGAAATCGGCACCAGGTTCAGCACGCTCGTCGAACGCGCCGACTGGACGCAGAAGATGAAGTATGTGATCTGGAACGTGGCCAACGCCTACGGCAAGACCGCGACCTTCATGCCCAAGCCCTACGCTGGCGACAACGGCTCCGGCATGCACGTTCACCAGTCGATCTGGAAAGACGGCAAGAACCTGTTCGCTGGCGACGGCTATGCAGGTCTGTCCGAGTTCGCTCTGTACTACATCGGCGGCATTATCAAGCACGCCCGTGCGCTGAACGCCATCACCAACCCCGGCACCAACAGCTACAAGCGTCTGGTTCCTGGCTTCGAAGCACCTGTGAAGCTGGCTTACAGCTCGCGCAACCGCTCGGCTTCGATCCGCATTCCTTACGTCGCAAACCCCAAGGGCCGTCGTATCGAAGCACGCTTCCCCGATCCACTGGCCAACCCATACCTGTGCTTCTCCGCACTGATGATGGCGGGTCTGGACGGCGTGGAAAACAAGATCCATCCGGGCGAAGCCGCCACGAAGGATCTCTACCATCTGCCACCCGAAGAAGACAAGCTGGTCCCCACCGTGTGCCACAGCCTCGATCAGGCGCTGGAAGCACTCGACGCGGACCGCGGCTTCCTGACCAAGGGCGGTGTGTTCTCGGACTCCATGCTCGACGCCTACATCGAGCTGAAGATGACCGAAGTGCAGCGCTTCCGCATGGCGCCTCACCCAGTCGAGTACGACATGTACTTCTCGCTGTAA
- the glnL gene encoding nitrogen regulation protein NR(II): MRFSDNPAESYQALDLVSTLVAVLGADGAVLFANAALETALGQSRRTLEGVDFSGFFTDPTILRNALSGARGADFAALRFESGLRRVPQDPLPVHVHLSCVEQGGDVLVECWPLEAQARQDREERLREQALANKELIRNLAHEIKNPLGGIRGAAQLLEMDLPSPDLQEYTQVIIHEADRLQSLVDRLLAPHRHPHQVGDVNIHEVCERVRSLVLVEFPRGLEIKRDYDISIPEFRGDREQLIQAMLNIVQNAAQALTERIAAGNAQIILRTRVARQVTFGRQRYRLALDLHVIDNGPGVPETIKERIFYPLVTGRDGGSGLGLTLAQTFVQRHHGLIECDSVPGRTDFRILIPLP; this comes from the coding sequence CTGCGTTTTTCGGACAATCCGGCCGAGAGCTATCAGGCGCTTGATCTGGTCTCCACACTGGTAGCGGTACTGGGCGCGGATGGCGCTGTGCTGTTCGCCAACGCCGCGCTCGAGACGGCTCTCGGCCAGTCGCGCCGCACGCTCGAAGGCGTTGACTTCAGCGGCTTCTTCACCGACCCCACCATTCTTCGCAATGCCCTGTCGGGCGCACGTGGCGCGGATTTCGCTGCGCTGCGCTTCGAGTCGGGCCTGCGCCGCGTGCCGCAGGATCCGCTGCCGGTGCATGTCCACCTGTCGTGCGTGGAGCAGGGCGGCGATGTGCTGGTCGAATGCTGGCCGCTCGAGGCTCAGGCGCGTCAGGACCGCGAGGAGCGGCTGCGCGAGCAGGCGCTTGCCAACAAGGAACTGATCCGCAATCTCGCGCACGAGATCAAGAATCCGCTCGGCGGCATTCGCGGCGCGGCACAGTTGCTGGAGATGGATCTGCCGTCGCCCGATCTGCAGGAGTACACGCAGGTCATCATTCACGAGGCCGACCGGCTGCAGAGTCTGGTGGACCGGCTGCTCGCGCCGCACCGCCATCCGCATCAGGTGGGCGACGTGAACATCCACGAGGTCTGTGAACGTGTGCGCTCGCTTGTGCTGGTCGAGTTTCCACGCGGCCTCGAGATCAAGCGCGACTACGACATCTCGATTCCCGAGTTCCGGGGCGACCGCGAGCAGCTCATTCAGGCCATGCTGAACATCGTCCAGAACGCGGCTCAGGCGCTGACCGAGCGCATCGCGGCCGGCAATGCACAGATCATTTTGCGCACGCGTGTGGCACGACAAGTAACATTTGGTCGTCAACGTTATCGGTTGGCATTGGATTTGCATGTGATCGACAACGGACCAGGTGTGCCCGAGACGATCAAGGAGCGAATCTTCTATCCTCTTGTCACGGGCAGGGATGGGGGTTCGGGTCTTGGACTGACGTTGGCACAGACTTTTGTGCAGCGCCACCATGGCCTGATCGAATGCGACAGTGTTCCAGGACGCACAGACTTTCGTATCCTCATCCCGTTGCCTTGA
- the ntrC gene encoding nitrogen regulation protein NR(I), whose amino-acid sequence MKPIWIVDDDPSIRFVLEKALARENLPTRSFSNPREVLDALADIAAGDSEHSGPQVLVSDIRMPGGSGLQLLEKLRELQPGLPVIIMTAYSDLDSAVSALQRGAFEYLPKPFDLPKAVELIRRAVEESQREQVAEERQAAAPEILGQAPAMQDVFRAIGRLSQSAVTVLITGESGSGKELVARALHKHSPVSGGPFVAINTAAIPKDLLESELFGHERGAFTGAQTQRRGRFEQAEGGTLFLDEIGDMPFDLQTRLLRVLSDGHFYRVGGHAAVKANVRVIAATHQNLETRVKDGVFREDLFHRLNVIRLRLPALRERREDVPSLTRHFLQQSARQLGVEPKRISEAALARLQSFDFPGNVRQLENICHWLSVMAPAQVISVQDLPPEVLNAPVGSLDTSSAPAVAAAPSAHGIVSPAAEAVSEAPAAASFHAPGPSPINGSGMVGGYGNVYPAPTAAQSVEYGAAVSQAGWEHSLEVEAQELLREGRPEVWDILTRRFESRLIKTALHETHGRRMEAAQRLGIGRNTITRKIQELGLDDHRGSDEV is encoded by the coding sequence ATGAAGCCGATCTGGATAGTAGACGACGACCCCTCGATCCGCTTCGTCCTAGAGAAAGCGCTGGCGCGCGAGAACCTGCCGACGCGCAGTTTCTCCAACCCGCGCGAGGTGCTGGACGCGCTGGCCGACATCGCGGCCGGTGATTCCGAACACAGCGGCCCGCAGGTGCTGGTCAGCGACATCCGGATGCCTGGCGGCTCGGGCCTGCAACTGCTCGAAAAGCTGCGCGAGCTGCAGCCCGGCCTGCCTGTGATCATCATGACGGCCTACTCGGATCTCGACAGCGCCGTCTCCGCCCTGCAGCGCGGCGCGTTTGAATACCTGCCCAAGCCGTTCGACCTGCCCAAGGCGGTAGAGCTGATTCGCCGCGCGGTGGAAGAAAGCCAGCGCGAGCAAGTGGCCGAAGAGCGCCAGGCCGCTGCGCCTGAAATCCTCGGTCAGGCGCCTGCGATGCAGGACGTGTTCCGCGCCATCGGCCGCCTGAGCCAGAGCGCGGTGACCGTGCTGATCACGGGCGAGTCGGGTTCGGGCAAGGAACTGGTGGCACGTGCGCTGCACAAGCATTCGCCGGTCTCGGGTGGGCCGTTCGTGGCGATCAACACCGCCGCCATTCCCAAGGATCTGCTGGAGAGCGAATTGTTCGGCCACGAGCGCGGCGCATTCACCGGCGCGCAGACCCAGCGCCGGGGCCGCTTCGAGCAAGCCGAGGGCGGTACGCTGTTCCTCGACGAGATCGGCGACATGCCGTTCGATCTGCAGACGCGGTTGCTGCGGGTGCTCTCCGACGGCCATTTCTACCGCGTGGGCGGCCATGCGGCCGTGAAGGCGAACGTGCGCGTGATTGCCGCGACACACCAGAACCTCGAAACCCGCGTGAAAGACGGCGTGTTCCGCGAGGACTTGTTCCACCGCCTGAACGTGATCCGTCTGCGCCTGCCCGCATTGCGCGAGCGTCGCGAGGACGTGCCCAGCCTGACGCGCCACTTTCTGCAGCAGAGCGCACGCCAGTTGGGCGTCGAGCCCAAGCGCATTTCCGAAGCCGCACTGGCTCGCCTGCAGTCGTTTGACTTTCCCGGCAACGTGCGCCAGCTCGAGAACATCTGCCATTGGCTGTCCGTGATGGCGCCTGCTCAGGTGATCTCCGTGCAGGATCTGCCGCCCGAGGTGCTCAATGCGCCGGTGGGTTCGCTCGACACTTCGTCGGCGCCTGCGGTCGCTGCAGCGCCGTCAGCCCATGGCATCGTCTCGCCTGCTGCAGAAGCGGTGTCGGAAGCTCCGGCCGCGGCGAGCTTTCACGCGCCCGGGCCGAGCCCCATCAATGGCTCAGGCATGGTGGGAGGCTATGGCAATGTCTATCCCGCGCCGACAGCCGCACAGTCGGTGGAATATGGCGCAGCCGTATCTCAGGCGGGTTGGGAGCATTCGCTCGAAGTCGAGGCGCAGGAGCTGCTGCGTGAAGGCCGCCCGGAGGTGTGGGACATTCTCACGCGTCGCTTTGAGTCGCGCCTGATCAAGACCGCGCTGCACGAGACGCATGGCCGCCGCATGGAGGCGGCGCAGCGTCTGGGCATTGGCCGCAACACCATCACGCGCAAGATCCAGGAGTTGGGCTTGGACGATCACCGGGGTTCAGACGAAGTGTGA